In Xyrauchen texanus isolate HMW12.3.18 chromosome 14, RBS_HiC_50CHRs, whole genome shotgun sequence, the following are encoded in one genomic region:
- the LOC127655338 gene encoding uncharacterized protein LOC127655338 isoform X1 gives MFDNNTSMKGRVTVYSVPGCPHCIQAKTTLSKLGLPVCDVDLNKHKELRTRVNELTGHSTVPQIFFNNVYVGNNEDLQNLDPEHLELLVLSIREHPLPLDAPPVPEENSPDPEGELDGDRKEAGETAQSLMVRKHLNSVTGQRQCNEGCALFRLLEHVPNAALNSGETAACSPIKACDLSEALRSQILKLYSDHLSKDGKTVDYKAMSRSLYFERYCELAVKLQRVELLSLSREEKLAFFINIYNALVIHGNLHLGFPKNLWQRYRFFNYVSYLIGGEVFTLQDIENGVLRGNRKGVAQLLKPFSKNDPRLQVALPDVEPLIHFALNCGAKGCPPIKTYTPQDIDSQLCAAAEAFLENDESCMIDSGRREVKLSQIFKWYKADFGGTDEKLLDWVFDHMGASQKKRSLQALMSQGNVKVSYLPYDWSTNSTD, from the exons ATGTTCGATAACAATACCAGCATGAAGGGACGTGTAACCGTGTACTCTGTGCCAGGATGTCCACACTGCATACAGGCCAAAACCACTCTGAGTAAATTGGGTCTGCCTGTGTGCGATGTGGATTTAAACAAGCATAAAGAACTAAGAACTCGAGTGAATGAGCTTACAGGCCACAGTACTGTTCCTCAGATATTCTTCAATAATGTTTATGTTGGAAACAACGAGGACCTCCAGAACCTG GATCCTGAGCATCTTGAACTCCTCGTCTTATCGATAAGAGAGCATCCGTTGCCTCTGGACGCTCCACCTGTGCCTGAGGAAAACAGTCCTGACCCTGAGGGTGAGCTTGATGGAG ACAGGAAGGAAGCTGGTGAAACTGCCCAGAGTTTAATGGTCAGGAAGCATTTGAACTCTGTAACAGGCCAAAGACAGTGTAATGAGGGTTGCGCCTTATTCAGGTTACTGGAGCATGTTCCAAATGCAGCACTCAACTCTGGAGAAACGGCAGCATGCAGCCCCATAAAGG CTTGTGATCTCTCTGAAGCGCTAAGGAGTCAAATCCTGAAACTCTACTCTGATCATCTCTCTAAAGATGGCAAG ACAGTTGATTACAAGGCCATGTCTCGGAGCCTGTATTTCGAGCGGTACTGTGAGCTAGCAGTCAAACTTCAGCGTGTGGAGCTTCTGTCCCTGAGTCGTGAAGAGAAACTGGCCTTCTTTATCAACATCTACAACGCCCTCGTGATCCACGGCAACCTGCACCTGGGCTTTCCAAAAAACCTATGGCAAAGGTACCGG TTCTTTAACTATGTGAGCTACCTCATTGGTGGTGAGGTATTCACACTGCAGGATATTGAAAATGGAGTGCTCAGAGGAAATCGAAAGGGCGTGGCACAACTCCTGAAGCCCTTTTCAAAGAACGACCCTCGACTGCAG GTGGCGCTTCCTGATGTTGAGCCTCTTATTCATTTTGCGTTGAACTGTGGTGCAAAGGGCTGTCCTCCAATCAAGACTTACACACCACAG GACATTGATAGTCAGCTGTGTGCTGCTGCAGAAGCGTTCTTGGAGAATGATGAGAGCTGCATGATTGACAGTGGGAGAAGAGAGGTGAAACTCAGCCAGATATTCAAATGGTACAAGGCAGACTTTGGAGGCACTGATGAGAAG ctgcTGGATTGGGTGTTTGATCACATGGGAGCATCACAAAAGAAGAGGAGTCTACAAGCCCTAATGTCGCAAGGAAATGTGAAAGTGAGCTATCTGCCATATGACTGGTCTACAAACAGCACAGACTGA
- the LOC127655338 gene encoding uncharacterized protein LOC127655338 isoform X3, with amino-acid sequence MFDNNTSMKGRVTVYSVPGCPHCIQAKTTLSKLGLPVCDVDLNKHKELRTRVNELTGHSTVPQIFFNNVYVGNNEDLQNLDPEHLELLVLSIREHPLPLDAPPVPEENSPDPEGELDGACDLSEALRSQILKLYSDHLSKDGKTVDYKAMSRSLYFERYCELAVKLQRVELLSLSREEKLAFFINIYNALVIHGNLHLGFPKNLWQRYRFFNYVSYLIGGEVFTLQDIENGVLRGNRKGVAQLLKPFSKNDPRLQVALPDVEPLIHFALNCGAKGCPPIKTYTPQDIDSQLCAAAEAFLENDESCMIDSGRREVKLSQIFKWYKADFGGTDEKLLDWVFDHMGASQKKRSLQALMSQGNVKVSYLPYDWSTNSTD; translated from the exons ATGTTCGATAACAATACCAGCATGAAGGGACGTGTAACCGTGTACTCTGTGCCAGGATGTCCACACTGCATACAGGCCAAAACCACTCTGAGTAAATTGGGTCTGCCTGTGTGCGATGTGGATTTAAACAAGCATAAAGAACTAAGAACTCGAGTGAATGAGCTTACAGGCCACAGTACTGTTCCTCAGATATTCTTCAATAATGTTTATGTTGGAAACAACGAGGACCTCCAGAACCTG GATCCTGAGCATCTTGAACTCCTCGTCTTATCGATAAGAGAGCATCCGTTGCCTCTGGACGCTCCACCTGTGCCTGAGGAAAACAGTCCTGACCCTGAGGGTGAGCTTGATGGAG CTTGTGATCTCTCTGAAGCGCTAAGGAGTCAAATCCTGAAACTCTACTCTGATCATCTCTCTAAAGATGGCAAG ACAGTTGATTACAAGGCCATGTCTCGGAGCCTGTATTTCGAGCGGTACTGTGAGCTAGCAGTCAAACTTCAGCGTGTGGAGCTTCTGTCCCTGAGTCGTGAAGAGAAACTGGCCTTCTTTATCAACATCTACAACGCCCTCGTGATCCACGGCAACCTGCACCTGGGCTTTCCAAAAAACCTATGGCAAAGGTACCGG TTCTTTAACTATGTGAGCTACCTCATTGGTGGTGAGGTATTCACACTGCAGGATATTGAAAATGGAGTGCTCAGAGGAAATCGAAAGGGCGTGGCACAACTCCTGAAGCCCTTTTCAAAGAACGACCCTCGACTGCAG GTGGCGCTTCCTGATGTTGAGCCTCTTATTCATTTTGCGTTGAACTGTGGTGCAAAGGGCTGTCCTCCAATCAAGACTTACACACCACAG GACATTGATAGTCAGCTGTGTGCTGCTGCAGAAGCGTTCTTGGAGAATGATGAGAGCTGCATGATTGACAGTGGGAGAAGAGAGGTGAAACTCAGCCAGATATTCAAATGGTACAAGGCAGACTTTGGAGGCACTGATGAGAAG ctgcTGGATTGGGTGTTTGATCACATGGGAGCATCACAAAAGAAGAGGAGTCTACAAGCCCTAATGTCGCAAGGAAATGTGAAAGTGAGCTATCTGCCATATGACTGGTCTACAAACAGCACAGACTGA
- the LOC127655338 gene encoding uncharacterized protein LOC127655338 isoform X2, whose product MFDNNTSMKGRVTVYSVPGCPHCIQAKTTLSKLGLPVCDVDLNKHKELRTRVNELTGHSTVPQIFFNNVYVGNNEDLQNLDPEHLELLVLSIREHPLPLDAPPVPEENSPDPEDRKEAGETAQSLMVRKHLNSVTGQRQCNEGCALFRLLEHVPNAALNSGETAACSPIKACDLSEALRSQILKLYSDHLSKDGKTVDYKAMSRSLYFERYCELAVKLQRVELLSLSREEKLAFFINIYNALVIHGNLHLGFPKNLWQRYRFFNYVSYLIGGEVFTLQDIENGVLRGNRKGVAQLLKPFSKNDPRLQVALPDVEPLIHFALNCGAKGCPPIKTYTPQDIDSQLCAAAEAFLENDESCMIDSGRREVKLSQIFKWYKADFGGTDEKLLDWVFDHMGASQKKRSLQALMSQGNVKVSYLPYDWSTNSTD is encoded by the exons ATGTTCGATAACAATACCAGCATGAAGGGACGTGTAACCGTGTACTCTGTGCCAGGATGTCCACACTGCATACAGGCCAAAACCACTCTGAGTAAATTGGGTCTGCCTGTGTGCGATGTGGATTTAAACAAGCATAAAGAACTAAGAACTCGAGTGAATGAGCTTACAGGCCACAGTACTGTTCCTCAGATATTCTTCAATAATGTTTATGTTGGAAACAACGAGGACCTCCAGAACCTG GATCCTGAGCATCTTGAACTCCTCGTCTTATCGATAAGAGAGCATCCGTTGCCTCTGGACGCTCCACCTGTGCCTGAGGAAAACAGTCCTGACCCTGAGG ACAGGAAGGAAGCTGGTGAAACTGCCCAGAGTTTAATGGTCAGGAAGCATTTGAACTCTGTAACAGGCCAAAGACAGTGTAATGAGGGTTGCGCCTTATTCAGGTTACTGGAGCATGTTCCAAATGCAGCACTCAACTCTGGAGAAACGGCAGCATGCAGCCCCATAAAGG CTTGTGATCTCTCTGAAGCGCTAAGGAGTCAAATCCTGAAACTCTACTCTGATCATCTCTCTAAAGATGGCAAG ACAGTTGATTACAAGGCCATGTCTCGGAGCCTGTATTTCGAGCGGTACTGTGAGCTAGCAGTCAAACTTCAGCGTGTGGAGCTTCTGTCCCTGAGTCGTGAAGAGAAACTGGCCTTCTTTATCAACATCTACAACGCCCTCGTGATCCACGGCAACCTGCACCTGGGCTTTCCAAAAAACCTATGGCAAAGGTACCGG TTCTTTAACTATGTGAGCTACCTCATTGGTGGTGAGGTATTCACACTGCAGGATATTGAAAATGGAGTGCTCAGAGGAAATCGAAAGGGCGTGGCACAACTCCTGAAGCCCTTTTCAAAGAACGACCCTCGACTGCAG GTGGCGCTTCCTGATGTTGAGCCTCTTATTCATTTTGCGTTGAACTGTGGTGCAAAGGGCTGTCCTCCAATCAAGACTTACACACCACAG GACATTGATAGTCAGCTGTGTGCTGCTGCAGAAGCGTTCTTGGAGAATGATGAGAGCTGCATGATTGACAGTGGGAGAAGAGAGGTGAAACTCAGCCAGATATTCAAATGGTACAAGGCAGACTTTGGAGGCACTGATGAGAAG ctgcTGGATTGGGTGTTTGATCACATGGGAGCATCACAAAAGAAGAGGAGTCTACAAGCCCTAATGTCGCAAGGAAATGTGAAAGTGAGCTATCTGCCATATGACTGGTCTACAAACAGCACAGACTGA
- the LOC127655338 gene encoding uncharacterized protein LOC127655338 isoform X4, giving the protein MFDNNTSMKGRVTVYSVPGCPHCIQAKTTLSKLGLPVCDVDLNKHKELRTRVNELTGHSTVPQIFFNNVYVGNNEDLQNLDPEHLELLVLSIREHPLPLDAPPVPEENSPDPEACDLSEALRSQILKLYSDHLSKDGKTVDYKAMSRSLYFERYCELAVKLQRVELLSLSREEKLAFFINIYNALVIHGNLHLGFPKNLWQRYRFFNYVSYLIGGEVFTLQDIENGVLRGNRKGVAQLLKPFSKNDPRLQVALPDVEPLIHFALNCGAKGCPPIKTYTPQDIDSQLCAAAEAFLENDESCMIDSGRREVKLSQIFKWYKADFGGTDEKLLDWVFDHMGASQKKRSLQALMSQGNVKVSYLPYDWSTNSTD; this is encoded by the exons ATGTTCGATAACAATACCAGCATGAAGGGACGTGTAACCGTGTACTCTGTGCCAGGATGTCCACACTGCATACAGGCCAAAACCACTCTGAGTAAATTGGGTCTGCCTGTGTGCGATGTGGATTTAAACAAGCATAAAGAACTAAGAACTCGAGTGAATGAGCTTACAGGCCACAGTACTGTTCCTCAGATATTCTTCAATAATGTTTATGTTGGAAACAACGAGGACCTCCAGAACCTG GATCCTGAGCATCTTGAACTCCTCGTCTTATCGATAAGAGAGCATCCGTTGCCTCTGGACGCTCCACCTGTGCCTGAGGAAAACAGTCCTGACCCTGAGG CTTGTGATCTCTCTGAAGCGCTAAGGAGTCAAATCCTGAAACTCTACTCTGATCATCTCTCTAAAGATGGCAAG ACAGTTGATTACAAGGCCATGTCTCGGAGCCTGTATTTCGAGCGGTACTGTGAGCTAGCAGTCAAACTTCAGCGTGTGGAGCTTCTGTCCCTGAGTCGTGAAGAGAAACTGGCCTTCTTTATCAACATCTACAACGCCCTCGTGATCCACGGCAACCTGCACCTGGGCTTTCCAAAAAACCTATGGCAAAGGTACCGG TTCTTTAACTATGTGAGCTACCTCATTGGTGGTGAGGTATTCACACTGCAGGATATTGAAAATGGAGTGCTCAGAGGAAATCGAAAGGGCGTGGCACAACTCCTGAAGCCCTTTTCAAAGAACGACCCTCGACTGCAG GTGGCGCTTCCTGATGTTGAGCCTCTTATTCATTTTGCGTTGAACTGTGGTGCAAAGGGCTGTCCTCCAATCAAGACTTACACACCACAG GACATTGATAGTCAGCTGTGTGCTGCTGCAGAAGCGTTCTTGGAGAATGATGAGAGCTGCATGATTGACAGTGGGAGAAGAGAGGTGAAACTCAGCCAGATATTCAAATGGTACAAGGCAGACTTTGGAGGCACTGATGAGAAG ctgcTGGATTGGGTGTTTGATCACATGGGAGCATCACAAAAGAAGAGGAGTCTACAAGCCCTAATGTCGCAAGGAAATGTGAAAGTGAGCTATCTGCCATATGACTGGTCTACAAACAGCACAGACTGA
- the LOC127654770 gene encoding 5-hydroxytryptamine receptor 1F-like: MSMASNLTYGLNPTDGPSKSTGGVILLSLTLSALAVLTTAMNCLVISAIIVTRKLHHPANYLICSLAVTDLLVAILVMPFSIVYIVKETWVLGQVMCNIWLSVDITCCTCSILHLAAIAVDRYRAITDAIEYSRKRTSLQAAVMISVVWLLSIFVSLPPLIWRHYKNTKEDVCIIKHDHIVFTLYSTFGAFYIPLILLLILYYKIYRAAKTLYHKRGTSCLNKPEMNGHMLPKCSDREPTTPDTLSPPEKSLSEPSTEGDRVRITAKSPKSQSCRERSVRRHCISSTREKKAATTLGLILGAFVICWLPFFIHELFVNICSSCGLPSAEMSNFLTWLGYLNSLINPLIYTIFNEDFKSAFQRLIKCKNCP, from the coding sequence GCATGGCTTCAAACCTCACATATGGATTGAACCCTACAGATGGGCCCAGTAAAAGCACTGGTGGTGTGATCCtgctctcgctcactctctcggCATTAGCTGTGTTGACCACGGCCATGAACTGCTTGGTCATTTCAGCCATCATTGTGACGCGCAAACTGCACCATCCTGCCAACTATCTCATCTGCTCTCTGGCTGTGACCGATCTGTTAGTGGCCATACTAGTGATGCCCTTCAGCATCGTGTATATCGTGAAGGAGACGTGGGTCTTGGGACAAGTGATGTGCAACATCTGGTTAAGTGTGGACATAACCTGCTGCACATGCTCAATTTTACACCTGGCAGCTATAGCTGTTGACCGTTATAGGGCCATCACAGATGCTATAGAGTACTCAAGGAAGAGAACATCTCTACAGGCCGCTGTGATGATCAGTGTGGTTTGGCTTCTCTCCATATTTGTCTCTCTGCCTCCACTGATTTGGagacactataaaaacacaaaagagGATGTGTGCATTATTAAGCACGATCACATCGTCTTTACTCTTTACTCCACATTTGGGGCTTTCTACATTCCCCTTATACTCCTTCTCATTCTCTATTATAAGATCTACCGTGCAGCCAAGACTCTTTACCACAAGAGAGGGACCAGCTGCCTCAACAAGCCAGAGATGAATGGACACATGCTTCCCAAGTGCAGTGACAGGGAGCCAACGACACCCGACACACTGAGTCCTCCAGAGAAATCTTTGTCTGAACCATCCACCGAAGGTGACAGAGTGCGCATCACGGCAAAAAGCCCAAAGTCTCAGTCTTGCAGAGAGAGGTCTGTCAGGCGACATTGCATCTCAAGCACGCGTGAAAAGAAGGCAGCCACCACTCTTGGCCTCATTCTAGGGGCGTTTGTTATCTGCTGGCTGCCGTTCTTCATCCATGAGTTGTTTGTGAACATCTGTAGCTCCTGCGGCCTCCCCTCTGCCGAGATGTCCAACTTTCTGACTTGGTTGGGTTATCTCAACTCGCTCATCAACCCCCTGATCTACACCATCTTCAATGAGGATTTCAAAAGCGCTTTTCAGAGGTTGATCAAGTGCAAGAATTGTCCTTAG